In one window of Leptospira sp. GIMC2001 DNA:
- a CDS encoding beta-propeller fold lactonase family protein translates to MKIAGHYFFFPINVWKIIISGKILFFVLFAVLCLYCNSPKYSNPCDPSTETFRDSVFLKALLGDFSPHCSSGSNSSSNLSNQATPNILPLEGTYYKTQNISISTDNSSARICYTVDLSDPICSESNCGNGISYSEAFSISETSTVKAISCRSNANPSGISTSVYTIIPQYVYTTNETSDNVSLFKIDLTTGALTSLGSIAAGDGAFGIAASRTLGFVYVTNANANNLSMFSINKGIGTLNSLGLIGMSSGSLTRGLAVDPQNRYVYAVNNTGSIVNHYLVDQATGNLTSNNFTTSAGGLGGIAIDPQGEFVYSTQFSGNQVSQFTINQVNGLLNLNGSTACGTGPRGISIHPNGNFLYVANSSTNTVSMYSINRSNGVLIPNGTVITDNSPRSIAFSKNGDFAFITNNTPSTVSTATIDSTTGSLTVVSSVSTGTAPTSIAIDESGAFVYTVNNGNSTISAFSVNTTTGELSPIGSLPTGTSPNGIAVVAF, encoded by the coding sequence ATGAAGATTGCTGGGCATTATTTCTTTTTTCCTATAAATGTCTGGAAAATAATTATTTCAGGCAAGATTTTATTTTTTGTTCTTTTTGCAGTTTTATGCTTATACTGCAATAGTCCGAAATATTCCAATCCATGCGATCCATCTACAGAAACCTTTAGAGATTCAGTTTTTCTGAAGGCGCTATTAGGGGATTTTTCACCTCACTGTAGTAGTGGGAGCAATTCATCTTCAAATTTATCCAATCAAGCAACTCCGAATATTCTCCCGCTTGAGGGAACCTATTACAAAACTCAGAATATATCAATATCTACTGACAATTCAAGTGCCCGTATTTGTTACACCGTTGATCTATCTGATCCGATTTGCTCTGAATCAAATTGTGGTAATGGAATTTCTTATAGTGAAGCATTTTCCATTTCAGAGACGTCCACTGTAAAAGCAATTTCTTGTCGAAGTAATGCCAATCCATCTGGAATATCAACATCCGTTTATACTATAATTCCTCAATATGTTTATACAACGAATGAGACATCTGATAATGTCTCCTTGTTTAAGATCGATTTAACAACAGGTGCATTAACATCCTTAGGTAGTATTGCTGCAGGAGACGGTGCTTTTGGAATTGCCGCAAGCCGAACTCTGGGCTTTGTCTATGTCACAAATGCTAATGCAAACAACCTATCAATGTTTTCCATAAACAAAGGAATTGGAACTCTGAATTCATTAGGTTTGATTGGAATGTCTTCTGGTTCTCTCACAAGAGGACTTGCCGTGGATCCGCAAAATCGATATGTTTATGCTGTAAATAATACTGGCAGTATTGTGAATCATTATTTGGTTGATCAAGCCACTGGCAATTTAACATCGAATAATTTTACAACTTCCGCTGGTGGATTAGGTGGAATTGCAATTGATCCACAGGGCGAATTTGTTTACTCAACTCAATTTTCGGGGAATCAAGTTTCTCAATTTACTATTAATCAAGTAAACGGATTATTAAATTTAAATGGCTCAACTGCCTGTGGTACCGGTCCGCGCGGAATTTCAATCCATCCCAATGGAAACTTTTTATATGTTGCGAATAGTTCAACCAATACTGTATCAATGTATTCCATCAACCGATCCAATGGAGTTTTAATTCCAAATGGTACAGTTATTACGGACAACAGTCCCAGAAGTATTGCCTTTTCGAAAAATGGTGACTTTGCTTTTATAACCAATAATACACCTTCAACGGTTAGCACAGCAACCATAGATTCAACAACGGGGAGTCTAACTGTAGTTAGCTCAGTGTCAACCGGAACTGCACCAACAAGTATTGCAATTGATGAATCGGGAGCTTTTGTTTATACTGTGAATAATGGAAATTCAACAATTTCAGCATTCTCGGTCAATACTACAACCGGCGAATTGAGTCCTATTGGATCATTGCCTACAGGAACTTCACCCAATGGAATTGCCGTAGTAGCATTTTAA
- a CDS encoding S8 family serine peptidase, which yields MNLYRPSIVFAILISLIACKPEKKDPLEDLFLLLVLQNLLAPAPASGPCSTTGIPNDPLFSSQWHLSNNGSTTGAVSGEDANITFASNAGCKGTGVSIVTVDDGMDITHEDLAPNYDSSLDLSFGGSFFNTIDCSTNGTRGCHGTSVSGIMAARDSNDIGLSGIAPRAKIGARNVLVNATDTNAGSAMTTNTRLVSVSNNSWGAADNTGRLAASGSSWRSSISSAFNNGRNLLGTIFFWAAGNGGTLITSANIGGMTGSAPRDNSNHDGQANFHSAFAVAAIGNDGKKASYSEEGANLLVSAHSQGTSGVAISTTDITGSGGYNTNGGGTNFSNSNYTNTFNGTSAAAPLAAGIGALILERNPNLKARDVRVLLARHSRKNDPSDPDWVTNGAGLNFNHKYGFGAVDASLAIPAAQSWTNIGTEIVTGSLAGSTGNPTITNNNTTGAVNTRVVSGSGIGKIEFVEITITVATGGSDDSGDLYIELTSPSGTKARLMVPHICTSNNALAFCTDLSNWRLGATIFMDEPADGTWTLKVADVCNKPGSRTCTSSSLYSYTRNDADFTHASGLTNNNTNHSLTSWSMQIRGRAN from the coding sequence TTGAATTTATATCGTCCATCAATTGTCTTTGCAATCTTGATTTCACTCATTGCTTGTAAACCTGAAAAAAAAGATCCACTAGAAGATCTATTTCTTCTTTTGGTTTTACAGAATTTGTTAGCACCTGCTCCGGCATCTGGTCCTTGTAGCACAACTGGCATCCCGAACGATCCTCTTTTCAGTTCTCAATGGCATCTATCGAATAATGGGTCTACTACGGGTGCTGTCTCTGGCGAAGACGCAAATATTACCTTTGCATCCAATGCTGGTTGCAAAGGAACTGGGGTTAGCATTGTTACTGTTGACGATGGAATGGATATAACACATGAAGACTTGGCACCAAACTATGATAGTTCGCTAGATCTAAGCTTTGGAGGTTCATTTTTTAATACAATCGATTGCTCTACTAACGGCACTCGTGGATGCCATGGAACTTCTGTCTCGGGGATTATGGCTGCAAGAGATTCAAATGATATCGGACTTTCCGGAATTGCTCCTCGGGCTAAGATCGGCGCAAGAAATGTTCTTGTCAACGCGACAGACACCAATGCTGGATCGGCAATGACTACTAATACCAGACTTGTTTCAGTATCTAACAACAGTTGGGGTGCGGCGGATAATACAGGAAGATTAGCTGCTAGCGGTTCAAGTTGGCGATCATCTATTAGTTCTGCATTTAATAACGGTAGAAATCTATTAGGAACTATATTTTTCTGGGCTGCTGGAAACGGCGGAACACTAATTACTAGCGCAAATATTGGAGGAATGACTGGATCTGCACCAAGAGATAATTCCAATCATGATGGACAAGCGAACTTTCATTCAGCGTTTGCAGTTGCAGCTATAGGCAATGATGGCAAGAAGGCTTCGTATTCCGAGGAAGGTGCGAATTTATTAGTATCAGCTCACTCTCAGGGTACTAGTGGAGTTGCTATATCAACAACCGATATCACAGGATCGGGAGGATATAATACAAATGGTGGTGGAACAAATTTTTCTAACTCCAATTATACGAATACATTCAATGGAACTTCAGCGGCAGCCCCTCTGGCAGCTGGTATAGGTGCATTGATTCTTGAGAGAAATCCCAACCTCAAAGCAAGGGATGTTCGAGTGCTACTTGCCCGCCATTCAAGAAAGAATGATCCATCTGATCCAGATTGGGTAACCAATGGAGCTGGGTTGAACTTTAATCATAAATACGGATTCGGAGCTGTGGATGCGAGTCTTGCGATTCCTGCAGCTCAGTCTTGGACAAATATTGGAACGGAAATCGTTACGGGAAGTTTAGCTGGAAGCACAGGTAACCCGACTATAACAAATAATAATACAACGGGTGCAGTAAACACTAGAGTTGTATCCGGCAGTGGAATCGGTAAGATTGAATTTGTTGAGATTACAATTACCGTGGCGACAGGTGGATCGGATGATTCTGGGGATTTGTATATTGAACTTACTTCGCCTTCTGGTACAAAGGCCAGATTAATGGTTCCTCATATTTGTACATCCAATAACGCACTGGCTTTCTGTACTGACCTTTCCAATTGGAGATTAGGGGCGACCATCTTTATGGATGAGCCAGCAGATGGAACTTGGACTTTAAAAGTTGCAGATGTCTGTAATAAACCTGGTTCTAGGACTTGCACATCTTCATCTTTATACAGTTATACGAGAAATGATGCAGACTTTACTCACGCAAGTGGGCTTACAAACAACAATACAAACCATTCACTCACTTCTTGGAGTATGCAAATTCGTGGAAGAGCGAATTGA
- the ilvC gene encoding ketol-acid reductoisomerase encodes MAQLFYDDSCDLNLMKGKTIAVIGYGSQGHAQAQNMKDTGFNVIIGLKDGSKSAVQAKKDGFEVYNVADAAKKADIIQILTPDTIQADMYEKDIKPGLSAGKSIVFSHGFNIHYDLIVPPKDIDVYMVAPKGPGHLVRRVFTEGGGVPCLIAVYQDATGDARKKALAHAGGVGGGRSGILETSFREETETDLFGEQVVLCGGVANLIMAGFETLTEAGYDPEIAYFECLHEVKLITDLIYEGGLDRMRFSISDTAEYGDYVSGPRIIDAGVKARMKEVLNDIQKDKGAAFAKRWIADTKAGYPEFHKLREKNAAHPIEDVGRKLRGMMKWLAK; translated from the coding sequence ATGGCTCAACTTTTTTATGATGATTCTTGTGACCTCAATTTGATGAAGGGTAAAACTATCGCAGTGATTGGATACGGTAGTCAAGGGCATGCCCAAGCCCAGAATATGAAAGATACGGGCTTTAATGTAATTATTGGATTGAAAGATGGATCCAAATCTGCAGTGCAAGCGAAGAAAGATGGATTCGAAGTTTACAATGTTGCTGATGCAGCCAAAAAAGCAGATATCATTCAAATACTAACACCCGATACAATCCAAGCGGATATGTATGAGAAGGATATTAAGCCAGGCTTGAGTGCAGGTAAATCAATTGTATTCTCTCATGGATTCAATATCCATTATGATTTAATTGTTCCTCCTAAGGACATCGATGTTTACATGGTTGCGCCAAAAGGTCCTGGACATTTAGTACGCCGAGTCTTTACAGAGGGTGGCGGAGTTCCATGTCTGATCGCAGTTTACCAAGATGCAACGGGTGACGCACGTAAGAAAGCACTTGCTCATGCAGGTGGCGTTGGTGGCGGAAGATCTGGAATATTAGAAACTTCTTTTAGAGAAGAAACAGAAACCGATCTTTTTGGCGAACAAGTTGTACTCTGTGGTGGTGTTGCTAACTTAATTATGGCTGGTTTCGAAACTCTCACTGAAGCAGGCTATGATCCAGAAATCGCATACTTTGAGTGTCTACATGAAGTAAAATTGATCACTGATCTTATCTATGAAGGTGGATTGGATCGTATGAGATTCTCTATCTCTGACACAGCAGAGTATGGTGATTATGTAAGTGGACCTAGAATCATTGATGCTGGTGTCAAAGCTCGCATGAAAGAAGTTTTAAACGATATCCAAAAAGACAAAGGTGCAGCTTTTGCTAAGCGATGGATTGCTGATACCAAAGCTGGTTATCCAGAGTTCCACAAACTTCGTGAAAAGAATGCTGCCCATCCAATTGAGGATGTGGGTCGTAAACTACGCGGAATGATGAAGTGGTTGGCTAAATAA
- a CDS encoding histidine kinase dimerization/phosphoacceptor domain -containing protein: MDYVSEYNIDEDKEEVSLTNCDRENIHIPSAIQSHGILWEINLNGQVIRISQNVEKILGWKVEEVFFHSIVEFFKDEDWSKEFQTKLQSHFSLTKINPVKILFKKSDQSVIELDTVFYANPQSIVMEAEISESIIDPIEDNQTATVLKIFDSIHSVKNISTLHDYIAKHIREITDYDRVMVYKFDNNWNGEVVGEAKKPELAPFLGLNYPASDIPLQARKLYTRNLIRIIPNVNYEPVPIISHPIMGNTILDQSDSVLRAVSPMHIEYLKNMGVTSTLTISILLNGKLWGLIACHHYSERYITLSKRYTCRMLVHFFALQIGSLTKQEMDSNLLFKARIQNKLIDQMGEDQDFINGLVNGAYTILDFMDCDGAAIVLGDRIELLGETPDKFWINLLTKEIDLFDIHKPFFSTSSLTQINSKWEIIRPLASGVLIVQVPSTIQFSIIWFRKEHIYTKVWSGDPHKPKERQDVIADIHPRKSFEAWEEEVKNSSRPWKVLEIQAALELRNAIAGRVINRTNEISKLFAELDLVRKNEERAINALHEKEVLIKEVHHRVKNNLQIIISLLSLQSHHTKDPTIINALQESQNRIKSMSIVHELLYMNENLSLININNYVQALLYNLRESQKGSYTNITMLNEIGDFLISVDMAIPCGLIINELVTNSYKYAFQNVRSPVLKITFKDSEQNYILEVKDNGVGYPANMTFDNFTSLGLLLVQSLSRQIGAKLDFYNENGAVTLISIPK; encoded by the coding sequence ATGGATTACGTCTCAGAATACAATATCGATGAAGATAAAGAAGAAGTAAGCCTTACAAATTGTGATAGAGAAAACATTCATATTCCTTCCGCAATTCAATCGCATGGAATTCTTTGGGAGATTAACCTAAACGGACAAGTTATACGCATTTCCCAAAACGTAGAAAAAATTCTTGGCTGGAAAGTGGAGGAAGTTTTCTTCCATAGCATCGTTGAATTTTTTAAAGATGAGGATTGGTCAAAAGAATTTCAAACCAAACTTCAATCTCACTTTAGCTTAACCAAAATCAATCCTGTCAAAATCCTTTTCAAAAAGTCCGATCAGTCCGTGATTGAATTGGATACAGTGTTCTATGCAAATCCGCAATCGATCGTAATGGAAGCAGAAATTTCAGAGTCGATCATCGATCCAATAGAAGACAATCAAACAGCTACTGTACTTAAAATTTTTGATTCGATTCATTCTGTAAAAAATATCTCAACTCTTCATGACTACATTGCAAAACATATTCGAGAGATAACCGACTATGATAGAGTTATGGTTTATAAATTTGATAACAATTGGAATGGAGAAGTTGTCGGAGAAGCCAAGAAACCAGAACTTGCACCTTTTCTAGGTCTGAATTATCCTGCGTCTGATATTCCGCTTCAAGCAAGAAAGCTTTACACAAGAAATCTCATCCGAATCATACCAAATGTAAACTACGAACCAGTTCCGATTATATCCCATCCCATCATGGGGAACACAATTTTAGATCAATCAGATTCCGTACTTCGTGCAGTTTCCCCAATGCATATAGAGTATTTGAAAAATATGGGGGTGACAAGTACACTTACAATCTCCATATTATTGAATGGAAAACTATGGGGACTCATTGCCTGCCACCATTATTCAGAAAGATATATAACATTAAGTAAACGATATACTTGTCGGATGCTTGTTCATTTTTTTGCACTTCAGATTGGATCGCTCACTAAGCAAGAAATGGATTCCAATTTATTATTTAAAGCAAGAATTCAGAATAAACTTATCGATCAAATGGGGGAAGATCAAGATTTTATCAATGGTCTTGTGAATGGAGCCTATACTATTTTGGATTTTATGGACTGTGATGGAGCCGCTATAGTTCTTGGTGATAGGATTGAATTATTGGGAGAGACGCCAGACAAATTCTGGATCAATTTATTAACCAAAGAAATTGATCTCTTTGATATTCATAAACCGTTTTTCTCAACCTCAAGCCTGACTCAGATCAATTCTAAGTGGGAGATCATAAGGCCTCTAGCAAGTGGAGTACTGATTGTTCAAGTCCCGTCCACAATTCAGTTCTCTATCATCTGGTTTAGAAAAGAACATATTTATACAAAAGTTTGGAGCGGGGATCCTCACAAGCCAAAAGAAAGACAAGATGTGATTGCTGATATTCATCCTAGAAAATCATTTGAGGCATGGGAAGAGGAAGTTAAGAATTCAAGCAGACCGTGGAAAGTATTAGAAATTCAAGCTGCGTTAGAACTGAGAAATGCAATTGCAGGGCGTGTAATCAATAGAACAAACGAAATTAGTAAATTATTTGCTGAACTAGATCTTGTGAGAAAGAACGAAGAACGAGCGATCAATGCACTGCATGAGAAAGAAGTTTTGATCAAGGAAGTCCATCACAGGGTCAAAAATAATTTACAAATTATCATCTCACTTCTCTCACTACAATCTCACCATACAAAAGATCCGACAATAATCAATGCATTGCAAGAAAGTCAGAATAGAATAAAATCAATGTCAATCGTACATGAACTTTTGTATATGAATGAGAATTTATCTCTTATCAATATCAATAATTATGTACAGGCTTTGCTTTACAATCTCCGAGAATCGCAGAAAGGTTCTTATACGAATATAACAATGCTCAACGAGATTGGTGATTTTTTGATCTCGGTCGATATGGCAATTCCTTGTGGATTGATTATCAATGAATTGGTTACGAACTCTTATAAATACGCATTTCAAAATGTTAGATCCCCAGTTTTAAAAATTACTTTCAAGGACTCTGAGCAAAATTATATTCTTGAAGTAAAAGATAATGGTGTTGGTTATCCAGCTAATATGACTTTTGATAATTTTACATCCTTGGGGCTTCTACTCGTTCAATCTCTATCCAGGCAGATCGGTGCGAAATTAGATTTTTACAATGAAAATGGAGCTGTGACACTCATTTCTATTCCTAAATAA
- a CDS encoding CAP domain-containing protein, which translates to MLRLITIMNSKNLVLALLVLFLFACRTTQPDQPKKEASPQAVDSTAKALDIEVLEMPFSSKWDSNKYKKYNSDDFRKFSPFNDKIDFKKIDYPLLHAAVFFETNKRRVEMDLPDFEYSQALEQVSVEHSRDMVRLDFSSHNSPVPGRETPKKRMEAYGITNAYTAENINIGYGVAYEGGRPVFTPDQNKGGYFSYDLNGVPLPAQTYLSLARSVVDSWMNSPGHRRNILNTNLKYLGVGSAYFKDSKFYNMDKFKFTQSFSSAPGLAKQK; encoded by the coding sequence ATGTTACGTCTAATTACAATTATGAATTCGAAAAATCTTGTCCTTGCCCTATTGGTTCTTTTTCTTTTTGCTTGCCGAACAACGCAACCTGATCAACCAAAAAAAGAAGCCAGTCCCCAAGCTGTTGATTCTACTGCTAAGGCTTTGGACATCGAAGTTTTGGAAATGCCATTTTCTTCCAAGTGGGATTCCAATAAATATAAGAAATACAATTCTGATGATTTTCGCAAATTTTCTCCCTTTAATGACAAAATAGATTTTAAAAAAATAGATTATCCATTACTCCACGCTGCAGTTTTTTTTGAGACGAACAAAAGACGAGTCGAGATGGATCTTCCTGATTTCGAATATTCGCAAGCACTAGAACAGGTTTCCGTAGAGCATTCTCGTGACATGGTTCGATTGGATTTTAGTTCTCACAACAGTCCAGTTCCTGGTCGTGAGACTCCCAAGAAAAGAATGGAAGCATACGGAATCACCAACGCATATACAGCAGAGAATATCAATATTGGATATGGCGTTGCATATGAAGGTGGTCGGCCGGTATTTACTCCTGACCAAAACAAAGGTGGATATTTTAGCTACGATCTTAACGGCGTTCCACTTCCCGCTCAGACCTATCTTAGTCTAGCAAGGTCAGTTGTTGACTCGTGGATGAATTCTCCTGGACATCGAAGAAATATATTGAATACAAATTTGAAATACCTTGGTGTAGGATCCGCATATTTCAAAGATTCAAAATTTTATAATATGGATAAATTCAAATTTACTCAAAGTTTCTCCAGTGCTCCAGGTCTTGCTAAACAAAAATAA
- a CDS encoding SLC13 family permease — MILSQWFSITIPQEITIFILIVACVLWITEAIPLYATSFLILFIELTWLLPSLSATHPNLKAEFFLAPFFSDTVLLFLGGFVISSAVALYGIDRILAQSIVGHFAKTPNRLMIAIVFTTSFLSLWMNNTATTSLMIGLVIPILDSLPEKSGWRKAIFLAIPFSSNVGGMGTPVGTLPNAIAVEYLNGIGMAPSFLNWMLFSIPVIVVVNGFLCLLLPFLFCRNEQVEQIKLTTTSESLSKSEIKIRSFIVFITLLTIVGWLTSDLHGFSNGTIALIPVLVFFSFRILKIHDFRSLAWDVLILMGGGISMGRAIEVSGLAKSLLASLNLGDSTFVALMIVFSAITLILSSVMSNTSTANLMIPLALGLTILQAPAIVILVALTASVAMPLPVSTPPNAIAFGYGFVSARNMLVAGISMTLTGWVAIISLGYFLMKWLGIGNL, encoded by the coding sequence ATGATTTTATCCCAATGGTTTTCTATCACAATTCCTCAAGAAATAACAATATTTATTCTAATTGTAGCCTGCGTCCTTTGGATTACGGAAGCCATTCCACTCTATGCGACAAGTTTTTTGATATTATTTATTGAGCTGACTTGGCTTCTCCCAAGTTTAAGTGCAACTCATCCCAATTTGAAAGCGGAATTTTTTCTGGCTCCATTTTTCTCCGATACCGTATTACTTTTTTTAGGTGGATTTGTGATTTCATCTGCCGTTGCTTTGTATGGTATAGATAGAATTCTTGCTCAGTCAATAGTTGGGCATTTTGCCAAAACACCGAACAGATTGATGATCGCGATTGTTTTTACAACATCTTTTCTATCGTTGTGGATGAACAATACAGCGACCACATCTCTTATGATAGGATTGGTGATTCCGATACTCGATAGTCTCCCAGAAAAATCTGGCTGGAGAAAGGCGATTTTTCTTGCGATCCCTTTCTCAAGTAATGTCGGAGGAATGGGAACTCCAGTCGGAACATTACCCAATGCGATTGCAGTAGAATATCTGAATGGAATTGGAATGGCTCCAAGTTTTCTAAATTGGATGCTATTTTCCATTCCAGTGATCGTTGTAGTGAATGGATTTTTATGTTTACTTTTACCGTTTTTGTTTTGTCGCAATGAACAGGTTGAACAAATCAAATTGACCACAACATCCGAATCACTTTCCAAATCAGAAATCAAAATTCGAAGTTTTATCGTTTTTATTACTCTACTCACAATTGTTGGATGGCTCACATCGGATCTTCATGGATTTTCCAATGGAACCATAGCTTTGATTCCAGTCCTAGTATTCTTTAGTTTTCGAATATTAAAAATACATGATTTTCGATCCCTTGCTTGGGATGTTTTGATTCTCATGGGTGGTGGTATTTCTATGGGTCGAGCGATCGAAGTGAGTGGTCTTGCCAAATCTCTGCTTGCTTCTTTGAATCTCGGCGATTCAACATTTGTTGCCTTGATGATAGTATTTTCTGCTATAACACTTATTTTGTCATCAGTTATGAGTAATACATCGACAGCTAATTTAATGATTCCTTTAGCTCTTGGATTAACGATTTTGCAAGCACCTGCGATAGTAATCCTGGTTGCCTTGACTGCTTCTGTAGCAATGCCACTACCTGTCTCCACGCCACCCAATGCTATAGCTTTCGGCTATGGATTTGTATCTGCAAGGAACATGCTGGTTGCTGGCATTTCTATGACCTTGACAGGATGGGTAGCCATTATAAGTTTAGGATACTTTTTGATGAAATGGCTAGGAATTGGAAATCTATGA